Sequence from the Suncus etruscus isolate mSunEtr1 chromosome 1, mSunEtr1.pri.cur, whole genome shotgun sequence genome:
caaaaacaaaaacaaaaacaaaaaaccccacctgGATCtgggtgggtagggcacttgacttgcatgcagccaacccagtttgatccccagaatcccatatggtccccgagtccaccaagagttatccctgagcattgttgggtgttgcaccaaaacaaaaatacctggaGTCTACTGAATGATTGAAATGTCATTCAGAAACCTCAGAAACCCCTGAGACAAATTTAGGATCTGAAAGTCAAAAGACAAGCTTAGGAACTGAAAGTCTGGAGGTTTTTATCCTGGGATCAGCTGAACGTTCTGCAACACTGAATACTGTCTAGGTTTGTGACCAAACCCTCACTATTGAACATATGTCCTGTTACTTTTACCTTGTCTCTTTTTGACTATCAGCTCTGAAGATATTATGTGGGTTCGAGAGTTGGTAAATGAGGACATTTCAAAACAGAGGGAGAAAACATATTTTCCTTCTGTAATATCATTCAGCTTTGGCAACTGGGGATGTATTTAGTAACTCTGAAGCCTCTCATTTCTGTTTAGATGGAGTTTTTTGCCAGCATGCTAATTATGTTTCTATGCAGCATTAAAATAATAGCCCTTCAGAGTGTACACAATCCCTTCCTATGTGtacaatattatataattagttttatttaaatgactCTGATGCATTAGAAGAGTTTGTTCTTCAAATTTTTGGTTATGGATGTACATATTTAAAGTGCCTTAGGAATAAAAGTATGTGCAGTGCCTTACGGTTAAGCAGATGAGAATGTTTGTAGCCTTCTAGCGAGAGCTAGAGAAAccaacttatttatttcttttgggccacacccagtggtggtgatgggggggctcctcccagttctgtgctggtgaggtggtgctgaAGGCTTGTTACCAGCACACTCAGGAGGACccctggtgccagggattaaaccagggcttacatgtaaagcatgcattctgcctcttgagctatctctcctgcctgagaaaccaatttttatatattattacttGGGGAGGGGCGTTTAAGCCACACCTaatgatactcaggacttactcctggctctgtattcagggatcactcctggtggggttcaaacccagtttatttttgttttttcatttttgtttttgggtcacacccggtagcactcaggggttactcctggctctacactcctggcaggctcgggggaccatatgggatgctgggattcaaaccactgtccttctgtgtgcaaggccaacgccttacctccatgctatctctacggcccatcaaacccagtttggctctGGGTTGaacgtaaggcaaacacctttacctgCTATGCTGTGTCTCTGGCCTGAGCCAGCTTTcttttaaagtagaaaatttttaaagtaggacattgttttattttatgaaggcaagggaagagaggaaaaaagtgaGCAACTGATATTCAGACATAAATATCTACTGTAGTAATaaaatttctgaggcagagcaaGCTGTCAAGAGGAGGTGGTTAGTAGCCTGACAGTATTTAATCTTGAGACGCTTGATGTTATGAAGTGAGTTTTATAGTCCCTTAAAGAAATGtggaaataagaaaacattttcaagagACTGGGGCAATCTAATGAAAGCTATACTGATGGAAAACACTCAGCAATGCCATTAGAGTTAGCCAGCCAGCTACAGCCTTCTGGAAGCTATTGGAATGAAAGCTCCGAGTATAAATGAGTTTTTCCCTAAGGGCCAGCGATgggatttaaaaatacattttcagcatattaaatattttgatcatCTACTTTCTGAAAAGCAAAGGTGAGATTTAGGATTTGACTTCCTGGTTCCAGCTGGAGTTTTTTTTAACAGGCTTTCATATGCTTCATTTACTTACATATCAATTTGCAATCCCAGCTCAGTGCTTCTCTTTTTAAATCActcttttctctccccctctttggGACAGGACCTGCTTACACTGGGCTTGTAAGCGCAACCATGGCCAGGTGGTCTCTTACCTGTTAAAGTCAGGAGCAGACAAAGACATTCTTACCACAAAAGGAGAGATGCCTGTCCAGCTAACTTCCAGGAGAGAAATCAAGAGGATCATGGGAGGTAATCTTGTACTTGGCGGCAAGTTTTAATTTTGTCAAGCTGATTTTTCTCTGCTGTGGCCTTGATACCAAACAGCCAACTTacctttccccatttcccttccttGTGGTGTCAATAGTTCTAGTGTGCACATGCGCACGAACAGAACCCACCTCCACCTCCCACCCCCTGCAGTGGGGTTGTTGGGACAGCACTTGGTATGTGTTCAGGGTTTGAACTTGTGCCtccagcgatagggcatttgccttgcacacagcagacctattcgaagctgggtttgatcctcagtatcccatatggtcccctgagcctgcctgagaagcgatttctgagcacagagccaggagtagcttctaagtgtcgccaggtgtggtcccccaaaaaaccaaaaccaaaaccaaacaaaacaaaaccctaacaaacaaataaaaaaagaacttgtgCCTCAGGCTAGCAGACAGGTACTCTGCCACTGAGATATATCTTCAGGAACCTCagctactcttctttttttttttttttttggtttttgggtcacacccagcggtactcaggggttactcctggctgtctgcacagaaatagctcctggcaggggcggggggaccatatgggacaccgggatttgaaccaaccacctttggtcctggatcagctgcttgcaaggcaaatgctgctgtgctatttctccgggccctcagctACTCTTCTAACAGCAATTGGTGCATTATAATGCAGATGTAGTAGTATCACATAGTTTCTGGACAGGTAGGCATTGTAAGGTATTCATTTTATCCATAAGATTCCTGCACCTAATGAAGTTTCCTTCCTTTTCATGTTTGAGACAGGGCAAGGGAGATGGCTAAAGGGCTGGAGCATGACATGTGGGAGCTCCAGGTTGTATCCCCAATACtgcatgatttcctgagcacctccagtgttCCATCTCAGTGCCcaccctgaaaaacaaaaacaaaaacaaacaaactggggagctagagatagtacaaaaggtgAAGGGATTTCCTTGTACATGattgatcagggtttgatccctgtcatcctatGTGATCCCCCGAgtcctgccaggcatgattcctggtacagagccaggagtagagccTGAGCATTTTCGGATGGGACCCTCAAACCAAAACGAACAAAAGAGACAACATCTTCTGATCAAAATATCTGTCATGTAGAAAGGAAGAGTAGGAGAAAAAAAGGGTGGGGAgagtaggggctagagagatagcaggtagggcttttgcttcgccaacctgggttcagtccccatcatcccatatagtcccctgagcctaccaggagtaattcctgagctcagagccggaataagctctgagcaccgccaagtgtggtcCGAAAACAACAAAGGGGAGACTAACTTTCACAAGACATTCTTTTCTTGACAGTTACtagtttcctatttatttttttggtttttgggtcacaccccgcagcgctcagggattacagatcaccgtctgtcctgggtcagctgcatgcaaggcaaatgccctaccactatgctctctccagccccgttacTGGTTGCAAacatgttctgttttttttttttttttaaagtggatgAGGAGGATGACGGCGATAACCTTCCCCAGCTGAAGAAGGAGTCAGACCTACCCTTTGTCCCCAACTATTTGGCCAATCCAGCCTTCCCTTTTATCTACACCCCCACGGCAGAGGATTCAGCCCCACTGCAGAATGGGGGCCCCTCCTCACCTCCTGCCTCACCTCCAGCAGATCACTCCCCTCCAGTGCTTCCTCCAGGGGACCCCCCCCTGCTTGGGGCCTTTCCACGGGACCAtgcctctctggccctggttcagAACGGGGATGTGCCCTCTTCCTCTGCCATCCTCAGAACGCCCGAAAGCACAAAGCCGGGCCCTGTCTGCCAGCCACCGGTGAGTCAGAGCCGCTCGCTCTTCTCCGTCCCGTCCAAGTCCCCTGTGTCTCTGGAGCCGCAGAGCGGGCCGCAGGCAGGAGCGGTGCCGGCCTTCCAGCCATTCTTCTTCACTGGCGCATTCCCGTTTAATATGCAAGGTGAGCCCCTGCCAGCCAGGGACTGGGCGTATCAGACATCTGGAGCTTTGCTCCCAG
This genomic interval carries:
- the ANKRD40 gene encoding ankyrin repeat domain-containing protein 40, with protein sequence MSALLEQKEQQERLREAAALGDIREVQKLVESGVDVNSQNEVNGWTCLHWACKRNHGQVVSYLLKSGADKDILTTKGEMPVQLTSRREIKRIMGVDEEDDGDNLPQLKKESDLPFVPNYLANPAFPFIYTPTAEDSAPLQNGGPSSPPASPPADHSPPVLPPGDPPLLGAFPRDHASLALVQNGDVPSSSAILRTPESTKPGPVCQPPVSQSRSLFSVPSKSPVSLEPQSGPQAGAVPAFQPFFFTGAFPFNMQELVLKVRIQNPSLRENDFIEIELDRQELTYQQLLRVSCCELGVHPDQVEKIRKLPNTLVRKDKDVARLQDFQELELVLMISENNFLFRNAASTLMERPCYNKRASKLTY